The sequence TTTATTTTTGAAGATTTCGATGCACAAGGTGGAATGCCAATTGCCACATATGGAGACGGGGAGTCCACTACAACCTCACGCGAAGCCGCGAAGGTCGCGAAGGTGACATTGGATTTTAGGGTTTAAGATGGCAAAGGGCACTAGTGCATCGCGTCACCTTATTTTAGAACCTTTTGTCGCATGCTGAGGCGGGCACTCTGGTCTCACGCAGAAGTGCGTGAAGGGGTGTTGCAGGGGATTATACCAAATTTCGCGTCTTAGCATCTTCGCGTGAGGCAGTGCGGTCATAGAGAGTACCAACGTCTCACGCGGAAGCACGCGGGAGACCGCGAAGAGGGACGGGAGATTTCTAAATTTAAGATGACAACGAGCGCTAGGTGTGTGAATTCAGGAGGATGACGCTTAATTCGAAAAAATGGGGGATTTCAGTCTCTCAATGGGTCGTAAGGCCCTGCTGGTACGTGTTGCGCGGTATCCTCCTCTGGAAACGGTATTGGTCGCTGTCAGGGCGCACCAGATAAGAGCCCGACTGGTTCGCTCCGGGAGGTTATCATGCCCCGAGCAGGGTTTTTCCTGGGGAGCACCCAGGCACTGCTCCCGCCCCTTGGGGGATCGCGGGTCGTGCCTCCTGCGGGGAGGGGGAGACCCCTCCCCGGTCCCCTCCCCCCGAGGCGATGCCCACCACGGTCCACTGCTACGTCGGTGAGACGGAGAACGGTCCTGATCCGGCACCGGGCTTCGCGATTCCGGATTTCAAGCAATTAATGCGGTTTCAACAACGGTTGAACCTCACCGGAATCTACCCGGGAATACAGTGCATCCCGGGTCACGTTCGCGCCAATGGGGGCATCCCCTCTCTCCCGGATAGATGGTGCCCGCCCGGGAGCGGGGGCAGAACGCCGATGCATGCGGGATTCGGCGCTACCCGCTATAAGCCCCGGCGGCAGTGCGGGGGAAGGGATTCGAATCGCAAGTTCCCGCGACCCCGGGCCCCAAAATCACTGGATATCCCCTCCAGATGAGTTGATCCATATCGGCTTCTTTATCAGGCGAATAGGAGTATCAGTACTTATGAGACCGGAAATCCCGGATCACCCGGGCCCGGACACATCTTCTCTCCTGATCTCTGATCTGGAAGAGGCGTTGCTGGCTGTCGACCGGGTGCGGGCAGGCAGGATCATCGAAGCGACCTGCGCTGCAAGTTCCCCTGTCTCCTGTATTGAGACCCTGATCGTCCCGGTTCTTGAGGAGATCGGGGAGAAGTGGGAGCAGGGACAGGTCGCCCTCTCGCAGGTCTATATGAGTGGGCGGATCTCTGAGGAGATTGTCGCTACGATGCTCCCTCCGGGCTCCCCTGAGCGGATAACGCAACCGAAGATAGCGATAGCGGTTCTTGAAGACCATCACACCCTGGGGAAGCGGATCCTTCTTGCCGTGCTCCGGGCAGGCGGCTACGAGGTGACCGATTATGGCGCGGGGGTGACGGTCGACGGACTCGTGGAGCGCGTGATTCAGGACCGGATTGAGATCCTGCTCATATCCACGCTTATGCTCCCCGCAGCGCTCAGGGCAAAGGAGGCGGTCACCCGCATCAAAGAAGCGATGCCGGAGGCCCGGGTGATCGTCGGGGGAGCCCCGTTCAGGTTCGATGCAGACCTCTGGAAAGAGACCGGAGCCGATGCCGTCGGCCGCTCGGCATCAGATACCCTCGCACTCGTGCGGGGGATGGCGGGGGCGGTGGTCTCATGACCGGCGAGATGACCCCGGCCGAGAGGACGGCCGTGACCATGGGGTTTGAGGAGCCCGACCGTGTCCCGCTCTTTCTGCTCTTCACCATCTACGGGGCAAAGGAACTGGGGCTCTCCATCAGGGACTACTTCTCAAGACCTGAGTACGTCGCCGAGGGGCAGATGCGCCTCCAGAAGAAGTTCGGCGGCGACTGCCTCAACCCGTTCTGCTACGCGGCGGTCGAGGTCGAGGCATGGGGAGGGGAGGTGATCTTCTCAGAGGTCGGGCCGCCCAATGCCGGCCGGCCGCCGATCCGGAGCCCCGAAGAGATTGAATCCCTCGAGGTGCCGCTCGTTGAGGAGAGCCCAGGCCTCCTCTTCGGGCTCAGGACGATCGAGTTGCTGAAGAAGGAGGTCGGCGATGACGTGCCCATCATGGGTTCGGTGGTATCCCCCTTCTCCCTCCCGGTGATGCAGCTGGGTTTTGATGCATACCTCGACCTCCTGTACGGGGAGCCCGACCTCTTCTGGACGCTGATGAAGAAGAACGAGGAGTTCTGTGTTGAGTGGGCAAATGCCCAGGTTGAAGCCGGTGCCACCGCCGTCGGTTACGCCGACCCGCTTGCCTCGCCTGACATGATTCCCCGGGATCTCTACCGCAGGACCGGGTTTGTCGTAGCCCGGCGCACCATTCCCCGGATAGAGGCCGGGGTCGCAACCAGTCTCGCCTCGGCACGGGCTCTCCCCGTCATCGATGACCTGGCCGGGACCGGCAGTGTCGGTGTCGGCGTCAGCGCCTTCGATGACCTTGCCACCGTAAAGCAGCAGTGTACGGGGAGGCTTACCGTGCTTGGGAACCTGAACGCCATCGAGATGCGCCGGTGGACGCCTGCACAGGCAGAGGCTGAGGTTAAGCGCGCGATCGCCGCCGCCGGGCCGGGCGGCGGGTTTGTCCTCTCAGACAACCACGGCGAGATCCCATGGCAGATACCGGAGAGCGTCCTCATGGCGATCGCCGCCGCGGTGAGGAAGTGGGGGAACTACCCACTCGACTGGGTATCAGGATGACAGGAAAATTCGGGGTGCTCTACTGTGAGAATCTGGCCCGGGAGATGGCCGCGGTGGTTGCCACCGGGGAGTTTCTGGAGATTCTCACAGAACCATTCCGCATGGACTGCGGCGGGAGACGGGCTGGGTGGGACCGGTTCGTGATCGGCCACTCCCGGTTCCAGGAGAGCTGCGAGAAGGTATGTGTCCTCGGGTGCGGGTGCCTGAAGTGGATTGAGCCGCCCGGCCCTGCTGTGGTGATCCCGGACCTGATGCGGGAGGTCCTCCTCCCGGTCCCCCTCTATGATGCCTGCGTCCGGGAGGGGGCGTTCATGGTCATCCCGGGCATGCTCTCGCGGTGGAGTGAATATCTCGCGGGCCTCGGGTTTGAGGGGGAAGCAGCAGGGGAGTTCTGCAGGGAGTCGATCAGGAAGATCGTGCTCCTCGATACGGGCATTGACCCGGAGGCCTCCCGGAACCTGGCAGCCCTCGGGGACGACCTCGGGATCCCCATAGAGCGGATTCCTGTCGGCATCGAGCCGCTGCAGCGGTATCTTGCCCTCCAGTATCTCCAGTGGCGCCTGGAACAGGAGAAGAAGACATATCGGGACTCTATCGCCGCAGCAAACCAGAGGTCCGCCGATTACGCGATGACCATCGATATACTGGGCAGGATCACGGAGCTCCAGAGCGAAGAGACGGTGGCTGAAGAGATGCTTGACCTCGTTACAGTCCTGTTTGCTCCGGCAAGGATCGGGTTTGCCTCCATCGACGGGGGAGAGGCAGGCAGGATCATCAGCCGCCCTCCCGGTTACTATGACGCTCCGGGGCGGGCAGCAGAGTTCTTCGCGCCGGAAACACGGAATGCCATCCTGTCTGACAGGGACGGCCTCTCGATGGAAGTCAGGCACAAAAACCAGTGCGTCGGTGTCCTCGTGCTTGAGGGACTCGCCGTGCCGCACCGGGCTGCCGAGTATCTCAGCATCAGCCGGTCCGTGACTGAGGTCTGCGGTCTTGCTATAGCAAACGCCCGGACGTACCAGAAACTCCAGGAAGCCGTGATGGAGCGCGATAGGGAGATCGGGGAGCGGATGCGGGCAGAGAAGGCGCTCCGCGAGGCGAACAGGAAACTTAACACCCTCTCGTCTATCACCCGGCACGATATACTGAACCAGCTGGCGGCGCTGCTTGGGTACCTTGAGATAACACAGATGGACCTGGAATCGGGACGCCTGCCCGCGGACCCTACCCTTGTCCGGTACGTCGCAAACGAGCTGCAAGCCGCGCGAACGATCCAGCGGCAGGTCGAGTTCACCCGTTTCTACCAGGACATCGGCGTGAAAGAAGCGGAGTGGCACGATGCGGAGACCCTGATCCGACAGGCGGCCGAAGAACTTCCGCTCTCGGAGGTCAGGGTGGATATCGGGGTTACGGGGCTCTGGGTCTATGCCGACCCCCTGATCGGGAAGGTCTTCTACAACCTCATGGAGAACTCGGTCCGGCATGGAGGGGATATCTCCCGGATATCGTTTCTTGGATCCCGGGCTGAAGGCGGCCTCGTGATCACCTACACCGACGACGGCCGGGGCATCCCTGCTGCTGATAAGGAGCGGATCTTCCGCAAGGGTTTTGGCAAGAATACGGGGCTCGGGCTCTTTCTCACCCGGGAGATCCTCGCGATCACCGGTATCACCATCAACGAGACCGGTGTGGAAGGAGAAGGTGTCAGGTTTGAGATCTTCATCCCCGAGGGAGAGTACCGGCTTGTGGGATCTGATACCTGATCCCCGGGCGCTACGGTTGATAGAAGAGCGGCAGTGCGGGGAAAGGGATTCGAACCCTTGAACTCCTGCGAGACTGGACCCTAAACCTATCACATACACTTGGCGCTGTTTACACCTTTAACCGCGCCGGGAGAACGGTTGCCAATGAATGTGATAGAGAAACTGAAGAACCTCGATCCGGTCAATAAAACGTATCTCGAAAAGTACATTCGCCACCTCAAGCTCAAGCAGCTGAAGCAGAAGACCATCGATACGAAGGTCTGGCGGATCTACACCTTCCTCTCCTGGAGCAAGTTCAGCGACGCACAAGAGGCAGGCCCGGAGCGGCTGGAAGACTACTTCATCGAACGAAGAGCGACCGTCAGCCCCTTCACCCTGCAGGGCGACATCCTCGAACTGAAGCTCTTCTTCCGCTGGCTTGTCCCCGACAGGGAGAAGGAACTCTTCCGTAACATCCGGATGAGGCGTCCGCGCAAGCATCTCCCCGTCGACCAGTTGATCACCCGCGAGGACATCGTCCGGCTCGTCGATGTCTGCGACAAGCCGCGTGACCGCGCGCTGATCATGCTCATGTGGGACTCTGGCGCCCGGATCGGGGAACTCCTGAGCCTCAACATCGGCCACGTCCAGTTCGACCGCTACGGTGCGGTGGTGATCGTGAACGGCAAGACCGGGATGCGGCGCCTCCGGCTGATCAGCTCCGTGCCGGATCTGCAGACCTGGGTCAACACGCACCCGCTCCGTGCGGACGCAAACGCCCCGCTCTTTGTGACCTCCCGGAGGTATGGGCACGAGCCCCGGCGCATGAGTATCCGGACGGTTGAGAACAAGTTGAAGTACGTTGCCCGGAAACTCGGGATGACGAAACCGATTCACCCGCACGCCATCCGCCACGCCCGGCTCACCGATCTGACCCGGAGCAACGGCAAGAAGCAGGGGCTCTCGGAGATGGAGCTCCGGCTCGTCGCCGGCTGGGAGAAGAACAGCGCGATGCCGGAGGTGTATGTTCACCTGTCCGGCGCGGATGTCGAGCGGAAGTTGCTGGAGAACGCCGGGCTCGTCGATGACGCGTCCGACCGGATGGATACCGCGCTCGAGCCCCGGCAGTGCCCGCGGTGCAAGGCCCTGAATGCTTATGACGCCTTCTACTGTGCGACGTGCTCGATGGCGCTCGTCGAAGAGGCGGCGAGAAAGGTGGACGAGTCGACGGAGGAGGCGAAGAAGAGTGGGGAGTATCTGGAGTATATGGAGTTGGTTCGACAGTTGAAGAAGGATTTGGGTTTGTCAAAGATTCAACCCTCTCATAGTTGATCCCGATAAATCACTTGCACTGAGCGCGGTTCTCACTTAAAACCGCTCTTCACCCATCTCTTTTTGTGTGCGGGAACGCTCCCGGGGCCACCTGACCCCGTTCTTTTCAGCACTGATCACCCCGATCCGCCCGCACAGGAGCAGTCTATGAAAGAGATCACCCAGGAAGTACTCGACCACATCCCGGACCCCATTGCAAAGCTCGTCTGGGAGAAGTGGATCGCCGACGGTAAAGCCAGATTGATAACGCCACACTACGAGGGAACAAAATGCAAAGCACAGACAGGATAGACGGCAGCCCCCATGATGAAGCGTGCGCCAACATCGATTCACACGGGACTGCCAACAGCTCTTCTCCGTCCGAAGGGATAAGACCAGCTACCGACAAGCGACGCGCGGGTATCGTCCCGCTCTACCTGGTCCAGCAGGTCGTGGCCGCCGAGATCGCTCGATACGGCCGGGCGGTGCGAGAGATCCACGTCGTCCGGACCGGCTGCCACTACTACACCATCACGACCCTGACCGCACGGGAGGCGGCCGGCCATGACTGAGCCGGGGACCCTCTCCCACGGCACCGGCGGGGCGCTCCACATCTCCGTCGACGCCGAGAAGTACCGGATCGAGGCCGAGGACCTCAAGAACCTGCTCTTCTACGGCAGAGTGATCCCGATCGCGCAGGATCGCTCGCGGACGACCCCGGGCGGGATCCTGGTCAGCGAGGCCTCGCTTCGTGGCGGCTGTTTACGAAAAGAGTGCCAACACTGACCCTCCTACAAACAATCGCTCACTTTGAAAAGAAGGGATCTCAATACTCGCCGCCGTAGACCCCTGTCGCGATCTCATCCTCGATCGTGTCAGTCTCCTTTCTCGCGATCGTCTCCTCCCGCTGCTGCCGCAGTTCCCTGACAAGATCCCGTACGGCATAGACATCGATGGCGTTGTATGAAGCCTCATCGTATTCCAGTGCTGCGATCTCCGCGAGCGCCTCCTCAATGCGGTCAAGGTCGCTATACTGGCCGATTGCAATCCGGAACCGGTCGAGTATCGGCTCTGCAGTGTACCGGAAGTTCCCCCTGATCGAGTGGTCAAGGAGGAGGTCGTTCACGGCATGCCCTCTCTCCGGATCGACCACTATCTCGAGGACCGCCGGTGCGATCTCATAGGTATCGATATCGCCCGCCTCGAACCCGGCGATGATGGTTATCTGCACATCTGGCACGCTCCTGTCTCTTATGCCTTATCTCGCTGCAGTATCGTCCATCGGCCGGACGTTCACCGCCTTTGCAGCCCACTCATTCTTCTTCCGGTTAAACGATGGAACAACGTCGAATACAACCTGGCTCAGGTCCTCCGGTGCCCAGGTGAGCTCGTTCTTGAACCCGATGTATCCGTCAGCGTCCGGCGGGTTGATGAAGAAGTACTCGCGCTCCGGATGCCCGAGAAAGATCCTGCCAACTACCCCCTCTGCAAGCGGCTTTTCCCGCTCATGCTGCACCGTCAGGGGACTCTGCTCGGTTTCGCAGCTGCTCCAGTGGCGGCTGCACCGATAGGTGAGTTCCTCGACAGAATCCTCGATTGAAGAGATGGCGTTCTCATCGAGGCGCTGCTGCAATTCAGGAGGGATGGACCACGACATCCGCATCCGCAGGGCTGTGACCAGCGTATAGTGGTCCCGGGCCGCGTCCAGGCGACCGACCTGCTTGAAGATGTCACCCATCTCCATGAAGTAGCCGACCATGAACTCCGGGCGCTGCCCTGCTTTCACGGCCCGGGCCATCAGTGCCAGCGCCTCTTCCGGGCGGCCGAGCTGGTGGACAACTTTTCCATACTCAAAGAGGTCGTAGTAGTCCGGCCGGACGTTCCGGCAGAGCTCGTCAAACGTTTCTGCCGCCTTTTCGTATTCACCGATGCCTGCATACGCTTTGGCGAGGTCGGATGCAAAGAATTTGTACTGGTTGGGGAACTTCTCGATCGCTTCACGGCAGAGGGGAAGGGCTTCTTGCGCGCGCCCGGTGCCAATGAGCCCCAAGTTCCGGTAGTGATACCAGCGGGCAAGGTAACTCCAACCTTCTTTTCCATCGGGGAGTTTCATCCCCGCCGGGCTGAGCAGCGAGGGATCGACCCGGGACGTCCATGTTGCCAGCAGATTCCAGTCTTTGGAACCCTTTGCCGGTTTCATGATGGCGAAGGCGATATGGCTCACCGCCTGTGGGGGTGGGTTTCTGGAGAGGGCCTTCTCTCCGCAGGCGTGGAGCACCGGGACAGATGCCCCGTTATCTGCCATCTCTTCGACATAGCCGACATATGTCCATGCGACCTCCAGGTTTACCCAGTTGTGATCGGGGTAACGCGCGGCGATATCGTCGGCGAAGGTCATCGCCTCGCTGATGGGGCGCAGTTTCCTGAGACAGTGCAGCAGGCCTGCAGCAGTATATCCATTGTGATGCTGGCTGTCCCAGAGTTCACGATAGATCTCCAGGGCATCCTCGTACCTTCCGTTCTTTCTCAGTTTGTTTGCTTCCTGTGAGCGTTCTTCAGGGGTATCCATGTCAATCCCTCCTTATGTTCTGGATTTTCTCCGAGGCATAATTAAAGAATGCCATCTCCACATCGGCGTTCAGCCAGATCCCGCGCTCGCGAAGACCCGCATTGGTGAGCGCCTCCGGATGCGGGCATGGTTGGCCTGCTGCATTGAGCTCTGCTGCTGCGTAGGTCAGGATGGCGGTCCATGTGCCGTATTCTTCCGGCCAGCCCTGTTGGCCGGAGAGGATCGCCCAGCGCCCATCGACGGGTGTTGCGGTCAGGTCGAGGAGGTGCAGGTGGGCGGTGTCCCCCGCACCGAAGACCCGGACAATCCGGGTGTCGATCGCTCCAAAAAGTTCCGGCGCTGCGAACCGCAGGAGCTTGCTGGTATAAGTGGGGCCAAACCCCCGGATCTGGCCGCCAAGTACACGGATAGCGTTCTCCGGGCTCTCCCGCGCCCATCGGGCAACCTTTCCATCCTCAAAGAGGGCGATCCGGATCGGAGCAGGCGCCCGGATCCGCTCGATGTTCGGCAACCCGCCCCACCGCGCGATCGCTTTCAGGTGTTCCTCAGAGAGCGTCCCGGCTCTTGCAGCGTCGCCAACCTCACGCTCAAGCCGGCAGATGTCAGGGAATCCGTTCTGCCAGAGATCCCGCTTCCACGCATACGTGCGGTAGAGATCCGGGAAGTCGCAGGTCTCGATCAGGTCGCCGATACTGTCTTTCTTCGATGTGTTGAGATTCTGGTTGTTCATTTCTGGTTCCTCGTGTGAGCAGGGCTCCCCCGTCGCCCTGTCCCATTGTTGTATACGCACAGGGAAACAATTAAAAAATTCACGTGACTATTGTGAATATTGTGAAAACTTCTGATCCGATCCGGCCTGCCAGGGCCGATGGCCTGAACGAGCGGGTTCACCTGATCCCGCTCGGCCACGAGATCGACCGGGCCGTAAAGCCGTTTAATACATACCGGGCCGAGCGTGCGTACGTCATCGTGGTCCCGGACAACGCCGACCTGGATGAGCAGATGCTGGAGAAGCAGCGCCACTATACGAAGAGGGTCTGTGAGGGGCTGCTGGCGGCAGGTGTCCGCCCTGAGGTCGCCTACTGCAATATGTTTGACATCCTTGATGTGCTCCGGGTCGTCTCCTCCCTGATTGTGAGAGAGAAGCGGCAGGGGAACGATGTCCTCATCAACATGTCGGCCTGCGGCAGGATGACGTCGGTGGCCGTCACCATGGCGGCGATGGTGCATGGGGTTAGGGCGTACTATGTGCATGCGGACCGCTATGCAACGGGTGACGATGCCGCACTCGAGGCGGACCACGGTCTGAGTATCGTGGAGACCGGGCAGGTCGAACCGCTGTATAACTTCTCCATCATGATGCCGGACGCCGAGTGCCAGCTGCTGCTGTGCGAGCTCTACCGGCGGGGGGAGGGGATGACCAGCGAGGACCTCTTCGGCTTTTTCCACAAGCAAGGATTTGAAGGATATGACGAATTGCCGCCCGAAAAGAGAAACAAGTCTGGCGAATACAGCTCGGGCTCGAAGAACCGGGAACTTCTCAACAGGACGAACCGAAAATACCTGTACAAACTGGAGGCTGCAGGCTACATCACGCGCATCTGGAGCGGCAGGCGCTTTTCTGTTCACATCACCGATGCCGGGAGGTACATTGCCTGTGTGAGCGGTCTGCTTGAGGGTGACGCCACATAAACTGGAAGTAGATGGCTTACAACTCCCTCTATATCAGGTGTAGTGAACTGATGGGGGATTTGGAAGCGGTGATTGAGCAATAGCAGTACTTCGCTAATTTTCGAACCAGCATATTCTCTGCCGAACCCGGAAACCCGCACAAAAACGAAAGATTTATATCGTTTGCAGGCGCCCCCTCATGCCTTTTGCCAAAAGCAAGAAGACGACCTGCAGAAAGAGTAACGACCTCAAGCCGAAAGAATGTTGTGCTCACGCCATTGCGGCGCTGGACCAGCACCTCACCATCCCGATCCAGGGTCGGCTCACCCAGACCGACCTGTTTCAGGCTCTGGTCGGCATGGCCGCGATGCAACAATCGATTCACTCGATCACCGGGTTTTTGGAGCATGTACCCTGTGAGACGTCATTTCGCTATCATCTCAACAAACTGGCTATGGATGATCTGGAGCAGAAGAGCACTGCTATCCTCACCCACCTCGTGCACCACGTCCTGAAACCCGGGAACGCGTATCAGTTTGCGATTGACTACACCAACGATCCGTACTACGGGAAGACTTCCGACGAGAACGAATCATATATCCTCCGAAGCAAACGCAAGCAATCGACGAACGAATTCTACTCCTACATCACCCTCTACGTGACCACCAGAGACCGGCAGGTGACGTTGGCCGTGTATCCGGTGCGGCAGGGGATCGCAAAGGTTGGGTACATCGCCCGGTGCCTCGACCGGATTGCCGAACTCGGGCTCAAGGTCGAGGTCCTCTGCCTGGACCGGGAGTTCTATACCCGGAAGGTCTTCGGGTTTCTGACCCAGGTGCAGGTACCGTTCATCGTTCCCGTCAAGAAGCAGAGCAACCGCATGAAAGCACTGCTCCAGGGGACGCAGTCCCGGTATGCCGAGTACCGGATGAGAGGAAAACCATCACTTCCCCTGACGATTGCCATTGCCGTGAAGTATGCGAAGGGGAGACGAGGAAAATACGGCGCTGAGAATCTGGGCTACGTTGTCGGCGGTATTGCCTGGCATCCGCTCCGGGTGCACCGGATCTACCGATCACGGTTCTCGATCGAGGCATCCTACCGGATGCGCAACCAGGTGAAACCCAGGACGAGCACAAGAAACCCCGTGATTCGGTATCTCTATGCAATCATCTCGTTTCTGCTGAAAAACGTCTGGATCGCTCTCTTATGGATACATTTCTCGCCGGTGAAGCAGGGACCGCGAACGATTGAAATGCGCGCGTTTCGATTCGATGCTTTTCGACTCATAATCTGGGAAGCGATCCGGGCATCGATGGGGATGGTGAAAGGAATTACGGTGTTACGGCAACGGGTTTAGAGAAAGGATGGTAGAACAAGGTCAAACAGAAGGAGAGGTGAGGGAGATTTAGCGAAGTACTGAATAGGCACAGGCGGGCAATTATAAATTTTAGGAAAGGTTTAGACTTACTATTGTTGTTCCCGAGTTAATTCAAATACCCCTTCTAAACGGAGCGAGATGAATGGTTAGAAATCATTTTGGGAGACTAGAAGAGGTTGATCTCCGCGCTGGTTGGTTAGATGAGGCGCGGGATTTTACGCCCTGGCTTGCCCAGACTGAAAACCTTGAGATCTTGGGTGATGCTCTTGGGATGGAACTGGAACCCGTCAGTACTGAGCAGGGGGTGGGTCCTTACAAAGCTGACATTCTTGCAAGAGATCCGGCCACCAATACATACGTGCTCATTGAAAACCAGCTTGAGAAGACAGATCACTCGCACCTTGGCCAGATAATTACGTATAGTGCTGGACTTGAGGCGAAGACCATCGTCTGGATCGCCAGAAGGTTTACCGATGAGCATCGTGCTGCACTCGATTGGCTCAATCAAATCTCAGAAGAGTCGCTCAATTTTTTTGGCATTGAGGTTGAATTATGGAGAATTGGAGATTCCTCACCCGCACCTCGATTCAATGTCGTATCCAAACCCAATGAATGGACGAAGTCGATTCATGCATCAAGACAACCTTCGGAATTGACGGATTCGCAAGGAATCCAGTTAGAGTATTGGAGTGGCTTTAACGAGTATCTCGAAAGCGTCTGCTCAAAGCTGAAACCCCGGAAACCGTATCCGCAGAATTGGATAGCATATGGGATTGGAAAAAGCGGCTTTACACTGGCCGCAAAAATTCATCAGCGTGAAAAATGGATTGATGTCGAGATTTGGGTTGGAGGTCAGCACAAAAATGAATATTTCCAGCAAATAAAGGAAAACTTTGAGCAGGTTGCGGCAGAGAAACTGAATCCCCATATTGAGTGGATCTATCGGCCAGAGCGGATTGATCACCTCATCCGGTTGGTTCGACCGATGACGGATCCTGCAGACACTTCTGAATGGCACGAACAATTCGAGTGGATAGAAAATAATCTTAAGATGTTTCGTGAGTTCTTCTCCCCGATAATTAAAAGTCTGAACGTAAATGAAGGTGGAGACTAACGACCGATTTTTGGTTCAAGGCGCCCTCCCTCGTTTAGTGTAGACTCACGGCGTTTCGACATCTCGTAGGTTCACAAGATCTCGGATAAA is a genomic window of Methanoculleus bourgensis MS2 containing:
- a CDS encoding DUF4268 domain-containing protein, which translates into the protein MVRNHFGRLEEVDLRAGWLDEARDFTPWLAQTENLEILGDALGMELEPVSTEQGVGPYKADILARDPATNTYVLIENQLEKTDHSHLGQIITYSAGLEAKTIVWIARRFTDEHRAALDWLNQISEESLNFFGIEVELWRIGDSSPAPRFNVVSKPNEWTKSIHASRQPSELTDSQGIQLEYWSGFNEYLESVCSKLKPRKPYPQNWIAYGIGKSGFTLAAKIHQREKWIDVEIWVGGQHKNEYFQQIKENFEQVAAEKLNPHIEWIYRPERIDHLIRLVRPMTDPADTSEWHEQFEWIENNLKMFREFFSPIIKSLNVNEGGD